The following proteins are co-located in the Dietzia timorensis genome:
- a CDS encoding LppM family (lipo)protein — MTVNALNTRKPETPSGAAYRQSGGRGPAWLRRGTLFSLVVALAFTLSGCLQLGADLSVGKNDTVSGRILLAGDNAEEASVLNGLSVPTGLEEKVRISNYAANNFSGKEIYFTELSFADVDTMVIGLQVDNSRPYSMSFRRSGGKVTFEGSIDLTGVPQEQTGGIQSRIDLSFPAPVENTNGTIEDDPNRVSWSPQAGTVSTLEASTSYPDPATRGFAVWLIVGIGAAVLVSILVILLARSSRARTDAGIRSPL; from the coding sequence ATGACCGTTAATGCCCTGAACACCCGCAAGCCCGAAACGCCTTCGGGTGCGGCGTATCGACAGTCCGGCGGCCGCGGCCCGGCGTGGCTCCGACGCGGCACACTATTCTCGCTGGTCGTGGCGCTGGCGTTCACCCTTTCGGGATGCCTGCAGCTGGGAGCCGATCTCTCGGTAGGCAAGAACGATACTGTTTCCGGCCGCATCCTGTTGGCCGGAGATAACGCAGAAGAAGCCTCCGTACTCAACGGGCTCTCCGTCCCGACCGGCCTCGAGGAGAAGGTCCGCATCTCCAATTACGCGGCCAATAATTTCTCGGGCAAGGAGATCTACTTCACCGAACTCAGCTTCGCCGACGTCGACACCATGGTGATCGGACTACAGGTGGACAATTCCCGGCCGTATTCGATGAGTTTCCGCCGCTCCGGCGGAAAGGTCACGTTCGAGGGCAGCATCGATCTGACCGGCGTACCCCAGGAACAGACCGGAGGGATCCAGTCGCGAATCGACCTGAGCTTCCCCGCTCCCGTGGAGAACACCAACGGCACGATCGAAGACGATCCGAACCGCGTCTCGTGGTCTCCACAGGCGGGAACCGTGAGCACGCTGGAGGCCAGCACCAGCTACCCCGATCCAGCTACCCGCGGCTTCGCCGTATGGCTCATCGTCGGCATTGGTGCGGCCGTGCTGGTCTCGATCCTGGTGATCCTGCTCGCCAGGTCCTCGCGAGCGCGTACCGACGCGGGAATCCGCTCGCCGCTCTGA